From Glycine max cultivar Williams 82 chromosome 11, Glycine_max_v4.0, whole genome shotgun sequence, the proteins below share one genomic window:
- the LOC100499777 gene encoding Non-specific lipid transfer protein GPI-anchored 1-like precursor: MGLGMGMGMGLLVVMMACGSASGADDLATKCSAVIQKVIPCLDFAKGKEETPKKQCCDAATSIKESNPECLCYIIEETHKGSPQVKSLGIQEAKLLQLPSVCNVKNASITNCPKLLGLSPSSPDAAIFTSNSSKTTPSAPATSNSQTTTPQSQNASYGSMVQPSSTVTYAIVMALAIVLIALPTEIVSIYT; this comes from the exons ATGGGCCTGGGCATGGGCATGGGCATGGGCCTTTTGGTGGTGATGATGGCATGTGGGTCGGCGAGTGGTGCGGATGATTTGGCAACCAAGTGTTCAGCGGTGATTCAGAAGGTAATACCGTGTTTGGATTTCGCGAAGGGGAAGGAAGAAACGCCGAAAAAGCAATGTTGCGACGCAGCAACGTCCATAAAGGAGAGCAACCCAGAGTGCCTCTGCTACATCATTGAAGAGACCCACAAGGGTAGCCCACAGGTTAAAAGCTTGGGCATTCAAGAGGCCAAGCTGCTTCAGCTCCCTTCTGTTTGTAACGTCAAAAACGCCAGCATCACCAACTGTCCTA AGCTTTTGGGTCTATCTCCAAGTTCCCCTGATGCTGCTATCTTCACATCAAATTCTTCGAAGACAACTCCTTCTGCACCTGCAACCTCAAACTCACAAACTACGACCCCCCAGAGCCAAAACGCATCGTATGGAAGCATGGTTCAACCCAGTAGTACCGTTACCTATGCGATTGTGATGGCTTTGGCCATTGTTCTAATTGCTCTTCCAACCGAAATTGTGAGCATTTacacatga
- the LOC100796535 gene encoding ranBP2-type zinc finger protein At1g67325 isoform X3 produces the protein MSRVDNRNSSATKRARTDGSRREDDWTCPSCGNVNFSFRTTCNMRNCTQPRPADHNSKSAAKPLQAPQGYSSSAPYLGSNTPSSIYLGVPPYGSSLFNGSSVPPYDVPFSGGSAYHYNYGSRLSAGSPYRPLHLSGPTPYTGGPVIGNGGIYGMPQLLDRYGLGIPIGPGTMGARPGFFHDDKSQKKGTDATRDNDWTCPKCGNVNFSFRTVCNMRKCNTPKPGSQASKSDKNSKQKMPEGSWKCEKCNNINYPFRTKCNRQNCGADKPAESEESPSSAADQNDQ, from the exons ATGTCTCGG GTTGATAACAGAAATTCCTCAGCCACCAAGCGTGCTAGGACTGATG GTAGTCGTAGGGAAGATGATTGGACATGCCCCAGCTGTGGCAATGTCAATTTCTCTTTCAGGACAACTTGTAACATGCGTAATTGCACTCAACCAAGGCCGGCTGATCATAATTCG AAATCTGCTGCCAAGCCTCTACAAGCTCCGCAGGGTTATTCATCCTCAGCTCCTTATTTAGGTTCTAATACCCCCTCTTCAATATATCTTGGTGTTCCACCATATGGATCTTCTCTGTTCAATGGATCATCTGTTCCTCCCTATGATGTTCCATTTTCTGGAGGATCAGCATATCACTACAATTATGGTAGTCGCCTTTCTGCTGGCAGTCCTTATAGACCATTGCATTTATCTGGACCAACACCCTACACAGGTGGACCAGTGATTGGAAATG GTGGGATATATGGAATGCCCCAACTGTTGGATCGGTATGGCCTGGGCATCCCTATCGGACCTGGGACAATG GGTGCTAGGCCTGGATTTTTTCACGATGACAAGTCACAGAAAAAAGGTACAG ATGCAACTCGTGACAATGACTGGACATGTCCAAAATGTGGCAATGTCAATTTTTCATTCAGAACTGTCTGCAACATGAGAAAGTGCAACACACCCAAACCTGGATCACAG GCCTCAAAGTCGGACAAAAATTCTA AGCAAAAGATGCCTGAGGGAAGCTGGAAGTGCGAAAAGTGTAACAACATAAACTATCCTTTCAGAACCAAGTGCAACAGACAGAATTGTGGTGCTGACAAGCCGGCTGAGTCTGAAGAATCTCCTTCATCAGCTGCAGATCAAAATGATCAG TGA
- the LOC100788973 gene encoding uncharacterized protein, whose protein sequence is MSFMRGDFLSRTRKLVKGLAKAQPAWLKAMEQAPSAKFPRSAGKIPTITLPEDVYVKKFYKKYPESKSHDAIKYFPLFHLECLSI, encoded by the exons ATGTCGTTTATGCGAGGGGATTTTCTTTCTCGAACGAGGAAGCTCGTGAAGGGTTTGGCTAAGGCGCAACCCGCGTGGCTCAAAGCCATGGAACA GGCACCATCTGCAAAGTTTCCTCGATCTGCAGGGAAAATTCCGACCATCACTCTTCCTGAGGATGTTTATGTGAAGAAGTTTTATAAGAAATATCCGGAATCTAAATCCCATGACGCCATAAAGTATTTCCCTTTGTTCCATTTGGAATGTTTGAGCATCTAG
- the LOC100796535 gene encoding ranBP2-type zinc finger protein At1g67325 isoform X2, with product MSRVDNRNSSATKRARTDGSRREDDWTCPSCGNVNFSFRTTCNMRNCTQPRPADHNSKSAAKPLQAPQGYSSSAPYLGSNTPSSIYLGVPPYGSSLFNGSSVPPYDVPFSGGSAYHYNYGSRLSAGSPYRPLHLSGPTPYTGGPVIGNGGIYGMPQLLDRYGLGIPIGPGTMGARPGFFHDDKSQKKDATRDNDWTCPKCGNVNFSFRTVCNMRKCNTPKPGSQASKSDKNSKQKMPEGSWKCEKCNNINYPFRTKCNRQNCGADKPAESEESPSSAADQNDQNMTRMGFGDRGADVTREDATLENDECEEQRNRTWCSYDFQLIFTLLEAFEKVPSIQFLFSFRWWPYDGGGSTLQNSERASDVIPVLCLPFIFIQIKHY from the exons ATGTCTCGG GTTGATAACAGAAATTCCTCAGCCACCAAGCGTGCTAGGACTGATG GTAGTCGTAGGGAAGATGATTGGACATGCCCCAGCTGTGGCAATGTCAATTTCTCTTTCAGGACAACTTGTAACATGCGTAATTGCACTCAACCAAGGCCGGCTGATCATAATTCG AAATCTGCTGCCAAGCCTCTACAAGCTCCGCAGGGTTATTCATCCTCAGCTCCTTATTTAGGTTCTAATACCCCCTCTTCAATATATCTTGGTGTTCCACCATATGGATCTTCTCTGTTCAATGGATCATCTGTTCCTCCCTATGATGTTCCATTTTCTGGAGGATCAGCATATCACTACAATTATGGTAGTCGCCTTTCTGCTGGCAGTCCTTATAGACCATTGCATTTATCTGGACCAACACCCTACACAGGTGGACCAGTGATTGGAAATG GTGGGATATATGGAATGCCCCAACTGTTGGATCGGTATGGCCTGGGCATCCCTATCGGACCTGGGACAATG GGTGCTAGGCCTGGATTTTTTCACGATGACAAGTCACAGAAAAAAG ATGCAACTCGTGACAATGACTGGACATGTCCAAAATGTGGCAATGTCAATTTTTCATTCAGAACTGTCTGCAACATGAGAAAGTGCAACACACCCAAACCTGGATCACAG GCCTCAAAGTCGGACAAAAATTCTA AGCAAAAGATGCCTGAGGGAAGCTGGAAGTGCGAAAAGTGTAACAACATAAACTATCCTTTCAGAACCAAGTGCAACAGACAGAATTGTGGTGCTGACAAGCCGGCTGAGTCTGAAGAATCTCCTTCATCAGCTGCAGATCAAAATGATCAG AATATGACGAGAATGGGTTTTGGAGATAGAGGTGCCGATGTAACTCGAGAAGATGCAACACTAGAGAACGACGAATGTGAAGAGCAACGTAACAGAACATGGTGTTCTTAcgattttcaattaatttttacgCTCTTGGAGGCCTTTGAGAAGGTGCCTTcgattcaatttttgttttcattccgTTGGTGGCCTTATGATGGCGGAGGTAGCACATTGCAAAACTCAGAACGTGCATCGGACGTGATACCAGTGTTGTGTTtaccttttatatttattcaaataaaacactACTAA
- the LOC100796535 gene encoding ranBP2-type zinc finger protein At1g67325 isoform X1, producing the protein MSRVDNRNSSATKRARTDGSRREDDWTCPSCGNVNFSFRTTCNMRNCTQPRPADHNSKSAAKPLQAPQGYSSSAPYLGSNTPSSIYLGVPPYGSSLFNGSSVPPYDVPFSGGSAYHYNYGSRLSAGSPYRPLHLSGPTPYTGGPVIGNGGIYGMPQLLDRYGLGIPIGPGTMGARPGFFHDDKSQKKGTDATRDNDWTCPKCGNVNFSFRTVCNMRKCNTPKPGSQASKSDKNSKQKMPEGSWKCEKCNNINYPFRTKCNRQNCGADKPAESEESPSSAADQNDQNMTRMGFGDRGADVTREDATLENDECEEQRNRTWCSYDFQLIFTLLEAFEKVPSIQFLFSFRWWPYDGGGSTLQNSERASDVIPVLCLPFIFIQIKHY; encoded by the exons ATGTCTCGG GTTGATAACAGAAATTCCTCAGCCACCAAGCGTGCTAGGACTGATG GTAGTCGTAGGGAAGATGATTGGACATGCCCCAGCTGTGGCAATGTCAATTTCTCTTTCAGGACAACTTGTAACATGCGTAATTGCACTCAACCAAGGCCGGCTGATCATAATTCG AAATCTGCTGCCAAGCCTCTACAAGCTCCGCAGGGTTATTCATCCTCAGCTCCTTATTTAGGTTCTAATACCCCCTCTTCAATATATCTTGGTGTTCCACCATATGGATCTTCTCTGTTCAATGGATCATCTGTTCCTCCCTATGATGTTCCATTTTCTGGAGGATCAGCATATCACTACAATTATGGTAGTCGCCTTTCTGCTGGCAGTCCTTATAGACCATTGCATTTATCTGGACCAACACCCTACACAGGTGGACCAGTGATTGGAAATG GTGGGATATATGGAATGCCCCAACTGTTGGATCGGTATGGCCTGGGCATCCCTATCGGACCTGGGACAATG GGTGCTAGGCCTGGATTTTTTCACGATGACAAGTCACAGAAAAAAGGTACAG ATGCAACTCGTGACAATGACTGGACATGTCCAAAATGTGGCAATGTCAATTTTTCATTCAGAACTGTCTGCAACATGAGAAAGTGCAACACACCCAAACCTGGATCACAG GCCTCAAAGTCGGACAAAAATTCTA AGCAAAAGATGCCTGAGGGAAGCTGGAAGTGCGAAAAGTGTAACAACATAAACTATCCTTTCAGAACCAAGTGCAACAGACAGAATTGTGGTGCTGACAAGCCGGCTGAGTCTGAAGAATCTCCTTCATCAGCTGCAGATCAAAATGATCAG AATATGACGAGAATGGGTTTTGGAGATAGAGGTGCCGATGTAACTCGAGAAGATGCAACACTAGAGAACGACGAATGTGAAGAGCAACGTAACAGAACATGGTGTTCTTAcgattttcaattaatttttacgCTCTTGGAGGCCTTTGAGAAGGTGCCTTcgattcaatttttgttttcattccgTTGGTGGCCTTATGATGGCGGAGGTAGCACATTGCAAAACTCAGAACGTGCATCGGACGTGATACCAGTGTTGTGTTtaccttttatatttattcaaataaaacactACTAA
- the LOC100796535 gene encoding ranBP2-type zinc finger protein At1g67325 isoform X4, with product MSRVDNRNSSATKRARTDGSRREDDWTCPSCGNVNFSFRTTCNMRNCTQPRPADHNSKSAAKPLQAPQGYSSSAPYLGSNTPSSIYLGVPPYGSSLFNGSSVPPYDVPFSGGSAYHYNYGSRLSAGSPYRPLHLSGPTPYTGGPVIGNGGIYGMPQLLDRYGLGIPIGPGTMGARPGFFHDDKSQKKDATRDNDWTCPKCGNVNFSFRTVCNMRKCNTPKPGSQASKSDKNSKQKMPEGSWKCEKCNNINYPFRTKCNRQNCGADKPAESEESPSSAADQNDQ from the exons ATGTCTCGG GTTGATAACAGAAATTCCTCAGCCACCAAGCGTGCTAGGACTGATG GTAGTCGTAGGGAAGATGATTGGACATGCCCCAGCTGTGGCAATGTCAATTTCTCTTTCAGGACAACTTGTAACATGCGTAATTGCACTCAACCAAGGCCGGCTGATCATAATTCG AAATCTGCTGCCAAGCCTCTACAAGCTCCGCAGGGTTATTCATCCTCAGCTCCTTATTTAGGTTCTAATACCCCCTCTTCAATATATCTTGGTGTTCCACCATATGGATCTTCTCTGTTCAATGGATCATCTGTTCCTCCCTATGATGTTCCATTTTCTGGAGGATCAGCATATCACTACAATTATGGTAGTCGCCTTTCTGCTGGCAGTCCTTATAGACCATTGCATTTATCTGGACCAACACCCTACACAGGTGGACCAGTGATTGGAAATG GTGGGATATATGGAATGCCCCAACTGTTGGATCGGTATGGCCTGGGCATCCCTATCGGACCTGGGACAATG GGTGCTAGGCCTGGATTTTTTCACGATGACAAGTCACAGAAAAAAG ATGCAACTCGTGACAATGACTGGACATGTCCAAAATGTGGCAATGTCAATTTTTCATTCAGAACTGTCTGCAACATGAGAAAGTGCAACACACCCAAACCTGGATCACAG GCCTCAAAGTCGGACAAAAATTCTA AGCAAAAGATGCCTGAGGGAAGCTGGAAGTGCGAAAAGTGTAACAACATAAACTATCCTTTCAGAACCAAGTGCAACAGACAGAATTGTGGTGCTGACAAGCCGGCTGAGTCTGAAGAATCTCCTTCATCAGCTGCAGATCAAAATGATCAG TGA